A genomic stretch from Lysobacter soyae includes:
- a CDS encoding NuoB/complex I 20 kDa subunit family protein, whose protein sequence is MGVSHTPFFNPLPEGRLDDLLRPEGDNPVMQQGFVTTSMDALWNWARTGSMWPMSFGLACCAVEMMHAGASRLDLDRFGVVFRPSPRQSDVMIVAGTLVNKMAPALRKVYDQMPDPKWVISMGSCANGGGYYHYSYSVVRGCDRVVPVDIYVPGCPPTAEALIYGILQLQKKIRRDTVWGERKNVADTRVITAR, encoded by the coding sequence ATGGGAGTGAGTCACACGCCGTTCTTCAATCCGTTGCCCGAAGGGCGCCTGGACGATTTGCTCCGTCCTGAAGGCGACAACCCGGTGATGCAACAAGGATTCGTCACCACCAGCATGGACGCGCTGTGGAATTGGGCGCGCACGGGTTCGATGTGGCCCATGAGCTTCGGTTTGGCCTGCTGCGCCGTCGAAATGATGCATGCGGGCGCGTCGCGACTCGATCTTGATCGTTTCGGTGTCGTGTTCCGCCCGAGTCCGCGCCAATCCGACGTGATGATCGTCGCCGGTACCTTGGTGAACAAGATGGCGCCGGCACTGCGCAAGGTGTACGACCAAATGCCGGATCCCAAGTGGGTCATTTCAATGGGTAGTTGCGCCAATGGCGGCGGCTATTACCACTATTCCTATTCTGTCGTGCGCGGCTGCGATCGCGTGGTACCCGTGGATATCTATGTGCCGGGCTGCCCACCGACGGCTGAAGCTTTGATTTACGGCATTTTGCAACTTCAAAAGAAGATTCGTCGCGACACCGTCTGGGGCGAACGCAAGAACGTCGCAGATACTCGCGTCATTACTGCGCGCTGA
- a CDS encoding NADH-quinone oxidoreductase subunit C produces MTQTVEQFSEALRSAFPNAAVHVALPRGEVTLTVAATDWFQTNDALRKNFGFEQAVDICGVDHLGYGEDEWETDVSSQGFSRGVDALGPGRFKWGEFPTHTDAATGNERPDSVPGNRFQVVLQLLSLSNNQRLTVQCFCEDARMPVVDSLTAIWPGLNWFEREAFDMFGIIFTGHPDLRRILTDYGFVGHPFRKDFPLIGNVEVRYDAEKERVIYEPVTSVEPRVGVPRVIREDARIVTAIGESADLKVASRIGPAGAKQ; encoded by the coding sequence ATGACCCAGACCGTTGAACAATTTTCAGAAGCACTGCGCTCGGCGTTTCCCAATGCCGCTGTCCATGTGGCATTGCCGCGCGGCGAAGTCACCCTGACGGTAGCGGCGACGGATTGGTTTCAAACCAACGACGCGCTCCGCAAAAATTTCGGCTTCGAGCAAGCGGTCGATATTTGCGGTGTCGATCATCTCGGCTACGGCGAAGACGAGTGGGAAACCGATGTTTCTTCGCAAGGATTCAGTCGCGGCGTGGACGCGTTGGGACCGGGTCGCTTCAAGTGGGGTGAGTTTCCGACTCATACCGATGCCGCGACCGGTAACGAACGTCCCGACTCCGTGCCCGGCAATCGTTTCCAAGTAGTGTTGCAACTGCTTTCATTGTCGAACAACCAAAGACTCACTGTGCAGTGCTTCTGCGAAGACGCGCGCATGCCGGTGGTTGATTCGCTCACGGCCATTTGGCCGGGGTTGAACTGGTTCGAACGTGAAGCCTTCGACATGTTCGGCATCATCTTCACCGGTCATCCGGATTTGCGCCGGATTCTCACCGACTATGGTTTTGTCGGCCATCCGTTCCGCAAGGATTTCCCGTTGATAGGCAACGTGGAAGTGCGTTACGACGCTGAGAAAGAGCGCGTGATTTACGAACCCGTCACTTCGGTGGAGCCGAGGGTGGGCGTGCCGCGCGTGATTCGCGAAGACGCACGTATCGTGACCGCCATTGGCGAAAGCGCAGACCTGAAAGTCGCTTCGCGTATCGGGCCTGCAGGAGCGAAGCAATGA
- a CDS encoding NADH-quinone oxidoreductase subunit D → MQEIRNYTMNFGPQHPAAHGVLRLILEMDGEIVQRADPHVGLLHRGTEKLAESKPFNQSIGYMDRLDYVSMMCNEHAYVGAIENLMGITPPDRALYIRTMFDEITRILNHLMWIGSNALDLGAMAVFLYAFREREELMDAYEAVSGARMHATYYRPGGVARDLPDTMPKYHESPWRKGSKLKSFNKAREGSLLDFLEDFTQTFPGRVDEYETLLTDNRIWKQRTVDIGIVSPELAYQWGMTGVMLRGSGVAWDLRKKQPYAKYAEVDFDVPVGTNGDCYDRYLVRVAEMRQANRIIAQCVKWLKANPGPVFVDNFKVAPPRREEMKDDMEALIHHFKLFSEGYSVPAGATYCAVEAPKGEFGVYMVSDGANKPFRVKLRAPGFAHLSSMDAVVRGHMLADVVAMIGTYDLVFGEVDR, encoded by the coding sequence ATGCAAGAAATCCGCAACTACACGATGAACTTCGGTCCGCAGCATCCCGCGGCTCACGGTGTGTTGCGTTTGATCTTGGAAATGGACGGTGAAATCGTCCAGCGCGCCGATCCGCATGTCGGTCTGTTGCATCGTGGCACCGAGAAATTGGCCGAATCCAAGCCGTTCAATCAGTCCATCGGCTATATGGACCGGCTCGACTACGTGTCGATGATGTGCAACGAGCATGCCTACGTCGGTGCCATTGAAAACCTCATGGGCATTACGCCGCCGGACCGTGCGTTGTATATCCGCACGATGTTCGACGAGATCACGCGCATCCTGAACCACTTGATGTGGATCGGTTCCAACGCGCTCGATCTGGGTGCGATGGCAGTCTTCCTGTATGCCTTCCGCGAACGCGAAGAGTTGATGGACGCGTATGAGGCGGTCAGTGGCGCGCGTATGCACGCGACCTACTACCGTCCGGGCGGTGTGGCACGCGATTTGCCCGACACGATGCCGAAGTACCACGAATCGCCGTGGCGCAAGGGCAGCAAATTGAAATCCTTCAACAAGGCGCGCGAAGGCAGCCTGTTGGATTTCCTTGAGGACTTCACCCAAACCTTCCCGGGTCGCGTGGACGAGTACGAAACACTGCTCACTGATAACCGCATCTGGAAGCAACGTACAGTCGATATCGGCATCGTCTCCCCTGAGCTCGCCTACCAATGGGGCATGACCGGGGTGATGTTGCGCGGCAGTGGCGTTGCTTGGGATTTGCGCAAGAAACAGCCGTACGCCAAGTACGCCGAGGTCGACTTCGATGTCCCGGTCGGCACCAATGGCGATTGCTACGACCGCTATCTGGTCCGCGTCGCAGAAATGCGCCAGGCCAATCGCATCATCGCGCAATGCGTGAAGTGGCTGAAGGCCAACCCGGGTCCGGTGTTCGTCGACAACTTCAAAGTGGCGCCGCCGCGCCGCGAAGAAATGAAAGACGACATGGAAGCCCTGATCCACCACTTCAAGTTGTTCTCTGAAGGCTATTCGGTGCCGGCTGGCGCAACCTACTGCGCCGTCGAAGCACCGAAGGGCGAGTTCGGCGTTTACATGGTGTCTGACGGTGCGAACAAGCCGTTCCGCGTCAAGCTGCGCGCCCCGGGTTTTGCGCATCTGTCGTCGATGGACGCAGTCGTACGTGGCCATATGTTGGCGGACGTCGTGGCAATGATTGGTACCTATGATTTGGTGTTTGGTGAGGTGGACCGATGA
- the nuoE gene encoding NADH-quinone oxidoreductase subunit NuoE, with the protein MKATGNFENARHVDPMVVLSDATRAHIDHWLTKFPADRKRSALLQGIFAAQEQNNGWLTDELIAAVARYLGLPPVWAYEVATFYSMFETQPVGRNNVAFCTNISCWLNGAEDLVAHAEKVLGCKLGESTADGRVYLKREEECVAACCGAPVVVINGHYHEKLTPEKVTALLEGLA; encoded by the coding sequence ATGAAGGCCACAGGTAATTTCGAAAATGCGCGTCACGTCGACCCCATGGTCGTCCTCAGCGACGCAACCCGTGCGCATATTGATCATTGGCTGACCAAGTTCCCGGCAGACCGCAAGCGTTCTGCGCTGTTGCAAGGCATCTTTGCCGCGCAGGAGCAGAACAACGGCTGGCTTACGGATGAATTGATTGCTGCTGTGGCGCGCTATCTCGGTCTGCCCCCCGTGTGGGCCTATGAGGTTGCGACCTTCTACTCGATGTTTGAAACGCAGCCGGTGGGACGAAACAACGTCGCTTTCTGCACCAACATCAGCTGCTGGTTGAACGGTGCTGAAGATCTGGTCGCGCACGCCGAGAAGGTATTGGGCTGCAAATTGGGCGAATCGACCGCCGATGGTCGCGTCTATTTGAAGCGTGAAGAAGAATGCGTGGCTGCCTGTTGCGGCGCGCCGGTTGTGGTGATCAATGGTCACTACCACGAGAAGTTGACGCCGGAGAAGGTCACGGCGTTGCTGGAAGGGTTGGCATAA
- the nuoF gene encoding NADH-quinone oxidoreductase subunit NuoF, whose translation MAHASHYSEGYGPVGPAPEEHNVVRTTLHFDKPWSYENYLKTGGYSALRKVLEEKIAPGDVVEMVKQSGLRGRGGAGFPTGLKWSFMPKGEGQKYMLCNSDESEPGTAKDRDILRYNPHSVIEGMAIACYATGCTVGYNYLRGEFHHEPFEHFEEALAEAYKNGWLGKNVLGSGVDIDLYGVLGAGAYICGEETALMESLEGKKGQPRFKPPFPAGFGLYGKPTTINNTETYASVPAIIRNGAEWFANLGKPNNGGPKIFSVSGHVNTPGNFEIRLGTSFADLLAMAGGVRNGHKLKGVIPGGSSMPVLPADTMMSLTMDYDALQKAGSGLGSGAVIVMDETTCMVRACHRIARFYFKESCGQCTPCREGTGWMYRLLSRMVNHEATMDDLQMLKASAGQIEGHTICAFGEAAAWPVQGFLRHFWHEFEYAIVNKRFYVDDERAGTLIRSEVAA comes from the coding sequence ATGGCGCACGCAAGTCACTATTCGGAAGGTTACGGTCCCGTCGGTCCCGCGCCCGAGGAACACAACGTCGTTCGAACCACCTTGCATTTCGACAAGCCGTGGTCCTACGAGAACTACCTGAAAACGGGCGGCTACAGCGCGCTTCGCAAAGTGCTGGAAGAGAAAATCGCGCCCGGCGACGTGGTCGAAATGGTCAAGCAATCCGGATTGCGCGGTCGCGGCGGCGCCGGCTTCCCGACCGGCTTGAAGTGGAGCTTCATGCCCAAGGGTGAAGGCCAAAAGTACATGTTGTGCAACTCGGACGAATCCGAGCCTGGCACGGCCAAAGATCGTGACATCTTGCGGTACAACCCGCATTCCGTCATTGAAGGCATGGCGATCGCGTGCTACGCGACCGGCTGCACCGTCGGTTACAACTACTTGCGCGGTGAATTCCACCACGAACCGTTCGAACATTTCGAAGAGGCCTTGGCCGAAGCCTATAAGAATGGCTGGCTGGGCAAGAACGTCCTCGGCAGTGGCGTCGACATCGACTTGTACGGGGTGTTGGGCGCGGGTGCTTACATTTGCGGTGAAGAAACCGCATTGATGGAATCGCTCGAAGGCAAGAAGGGCCAGCCGCGCTTCAAGCCGCCGTTCCCGGCGGGCTTCGGTCTGTATGGCAAACCCACCACGATCAACAACACCGAAACCTATGCATCGGTTCCCGCGATCATTCGCAACGGCGCGGAATGGTTTGCGAACCTCGGCAAGCCGAACAACGGCGGCCCGAAGATTTTCTCGGTTTCCGGTCATGTGAACACGCCGGGCAATTTCGAAATCCGCTTGGGCACAAGTTTTGCAGACCTGTTAGCAATGGCCGGCGGTGTGCGCAACGGTCATAAATTGAAGGGCGTGATTCCGGGTGGTTCGTCCATGCCGGTGCTGCCTGCCGACACCATGATGTCGTTGACCATGGATTACGACGCATTGCAAAAGGCCGGTTCCGGCTTGGGTTCGGGTGCGGTGATCGTGATGGACGAAACGACCTGCATGGTTCGTGCCTGCCATCGGATCGCGCGTTTCTATTTCAAGGAAAGTTGCGGTCAATGCACCCCGTGTCGTGAAGGCACGGGTTGGATGTACCGCTTGCTCAGCCGCATGGTCAACCATGAAGCGACGATGGACGACTTGCAAATGTTGAAGGCCTCCGCCGGACAAATTGAAGGACACACAATCTGTGCATTCGGTGAAGCGGCCGCATGGCCCGTGCAAGGCTTCCTGCGC